A window from Jannaschia sp. S6380 encodes these proteins:
- a CDS encoding ActR/PrrA/RegA family redox response regulator transcription factor — protein sequence MGETIQEIGPDPSLLLVDDDEPFLRRLERAMAKRGFAVEAVQSVAEGIARTMARPPAYAVIDLRLEDGNGLDVVEHLQEKRPDARIVVLTGYGAIATAVAAVKIGATDYLSKPADANDITNALLCREETMPPPPENPMSADRVRWEHIQRVFELCDRNVSETARRLNMHRRTLQRILAKRSPR from the coding sequence ATGGGCGAGACCATCCAGGAGATCGGGCCCGATCCATCGTTGCTCCTTGTGGATGACGACGAGCCGTTCCTGCGCCGGCTGGAGCGCGCCATGGCCAAGCGCGGCTTCGCCGTGGAGGCGGTGCAATCCGTGGCCGAAGGCATCGCCCGCACCATGGCCCGCCCGCCGGCCTATGCCGTCATCGACCTGCGCCTTGAGGACGGGAACGGATTGGATGTCGTCGAACACCTGCAGGAGAAGCGCCCGGATGCGCGGATCGTGGTCCTGACCGGATACGGGGCCATCGCCACGGCGGTGGCGGCCGTGAAGATCGGGGCCACGGATTATCTGTCGAAGCCGGCGGATGCGAATGACATCACGAACGCCCTGCTCTGCCGCGAGGAGACGATGCCGCCGCCGCCGGAGAACCCGATGTCTGCCGACCGCGTTCGCTGGGAGCATATCCAGAGGGTGTTCGAGCTGTGCGATCGGAACGTGTCGGAGACGGCCCGGCGGTTGAACATGCACCGCCGGACCTTGCAGCGCATTCTGGCGAAGCGTTCGCCCCGGTGA
- a CDS encoding sensor histidine kinase RegB: MPTQPTRTLLPPESYGPRVRLGTLVNLRWLALLGQTVTVVVVGLTLSLSLQVGLCLLVIAVGAVVNLGALAIYPTNARLKEWEAFGALLFDLVQLTALLFLTGGLHNPFALLFLAPVTISATALSFRSTLTLATIAVALISLLAGYHVPLRLSDGTLLQLPSLQLTGFWIAIVIGTLFLSGFAFRLTLETERMSNALLATQTALAREQKLHDLAGVVAAAAHELGTPLATIMLVSSELAEELKDRPDLREDAMLIRSQADRCRDILRSMGRAGKRDQHVRTAPLEAVLREAAEPHEGRGIAITYDLAPAEGGPARKPHIHRQPEIVHGLRNLVQNAVDFARSEVWVEARWSEREIAMRVIDDGPGYAGEMLHRLGDPFIRSRQRPGYDGMGLGLFIAKTLLERTGATLTFSNATKSGRARPRRRAGAIAELVWPRDAIIAEETGGLGANEPIER; this comes from the coding sequence TTGCCCACGCAACCGACGCGAACCCTCCTGCCGCCCGAATCCTACGGGCCCCGCGTCCGGCTCGGCACGCTGGTCAACCTGCGCTGGCTGGCGCTGCTGGGCCAGACGGTGACCGTGGTCGTGGTCGGCCTGACCCTGTCGCTCTCGCTTCAGGTCGGGCTCTGCCTGCTGGTCATCGCGGTGGGCGCGGTCGTCAATCTCGGGGCGCTGGCGATTTATCCGACCAATGCCCGCCTGAAGGAATGGGAAGCATTCGGCGCGCTTCTCTTCGACCTGGTTCAGCTCACGGCCCTGCTTTTCCTGACGGGCGGCCTTCACAATCCGTTCGCCCTCCTCTTCCTGGCGCCGGTCACCATCTCGGCCACGGCGCTGTCGTTCCGCTCGACGCTGACGCTCGCGACCATCGCGGTGGCGCTGATCTCGCTTCTGGCGGGCTATCACGTGCCGCTGCGGCTGTCGGACGGCACGCTGCTGCAGCTTCCGAGCCTGCAACTCACCGGGTTCTGGATCGCGATCGTGATCGGCACCCTGTTCCTGTCGGGCTTCGCGTTCCGTCTGACGCTCGAGACGGAGCGGATGTCGAACGCGCTCCTGGCGACGCAGACGGCGCTCGCCCGCGAACAGAAGCTGCACGATCTGGCCGGCGTGGTCGCCGCCGCGGCGCATGAACTGGGAACGCCGCTCGCGACGATCATGCTGGTCTCCTCCGAACTCGCGGAGGAGTTGAAGGACCGCCCCGACCTGCGCGAGGACGCGATGCTGATCCGTTCCCAGGCCGATCGGTGCCGCGACATCCTGCGCTCCATGGGTCGCGCGGGCAAACGCGACCAGCATGTCCGGACGGCCCCGCTGGAGGCGGTGCTGCGCGAGGCCGCGGAGCCGCACGAGGGGCGCGGCATCGCCATCACCTACGACCTGGCCCCGGCCGAGGGCGGCCCGGCTCGCAAGCCCCATATCCACCGTCAGCCGGAAATCGTGCACGGGCTGCGCAATCTGGTGCAGAACGCCGTCGATTTCGCCCGTTCCGAAGTCTGGGTCGAGGCCCGCTGGTCCGAGCGCGAGATCGCGATGCGTGTCATCGACGACGGTCCCGGCTATGCCGGCGAGATGCTGCACCGGCTGGGCGATCCCTTCATCCGCAGCCGCCAGCGGCCGGGATATGACGGCATGGGCCTGGGTCTCTTCATCGCCAAGACCCTGCTGGAGCGGACGGGCGCCACGCTGACCTTCTCCAATGCCACGAAATCGGGCCGCGCCCGGCCGCGCCGACGCGCCGGCGCCATTGCCGAGCTGGTCTGGCCGCGCGACGCGATCATCGCCGAGGAGACCGGCGGCCTCGGCGCGAACGAGCCGATAGAACGTTGA
- a CDS encoding PRC-barrel domain-containing protein: MTTHKLLLSSVAAAALISTGAFAQTAVVPEEDAEVEAVILDADGNPVEGGASANALGGQIVVEQGDAEVEVTVDDPVVTVDQARPEVLVEQAQPEITVTVAEPTVTVEQQAPIITIEQAQPEVTVRIPEPTITVRMPEPDVNVATSEPEIAVEQPQPIVRFVRPEPRITIEESEPNVQVTSAEPEIRVNRAENAAIAVEQADADVNIETEGDGEVMLSDAEPVVNVEQAEGADIQVEQADAEILIEEEGDANVNVADRGELVAGGLYAAFADARVSDLVGMNVLSETGDDVGEIDSLVMANGGLLAVVGVGGFLGLGEHEVAIPLDRFAMTDGALIVDASTEAELEGMPEWDQSGEVVPLDMTVGDAY, from the coding sequence ATGACCACCCACAAGCTGCTTCTCAGCAGCGTGGCAGCCGCCGCGCTCATTTCCACTGGCGCCTTCGCGCAAACCGCCGTCGTGCCCGAGGAAGATGCCGAAGTCGAAGCCGTGATTCTGGACGCCGATGGCAACCCCGTCGAGGGCGGTGCCTCCGCCAACGCGCTGGGCGGCCAGATCGTCGTCGAGCAGGGTGACGCCGAAGTCGAGGTGACCGTCGACGACCCGGTCGTGACCGTTGATCAGGCGCGCCCCGAAGTGCTCGTCGAACAGGCGCAGCCGGAGATCACCGTGACCGTGGCCGAGCCGACCGTGACGGTCGAGCAGCAGGCCCCGATCATCACGATCGAACAGGCGCAGCCCGAGGTCACCGTACGGATCCCCGAGCCCACGATCACCGTGCGCATGCCGGAACCCGACGTGAACGTCGCCACCTCGGAGCCGGAGATCGCCGTCGAGCAGCCGCAGCCGATCGTGCGTTTCGTGCGTCCCGAGCCGCGGATCACCATCGAGGAGTCCGAGCCGAACGTGCAGGTCACCTCGGCTGAGCCCGAAATCCGCGTGAACCGCGCCGAGAACGCCGCGATCGCCGTCGAGCAGGCCGATGCCGACGTCAATATCGAGACCGAGGGCGACGGCGAAGTGATGCTGTCGGATGCGGAGCCCGTCGTGAATGTCGAGCAGGCCGAAGGCGCCGACATCCAGGTCGAGCAGGCCGATGCCGAAATCCTGATCGAGGAGGAAGGCGACGCCAACGTGAACGTGGCTGACCGTGGCGAACTCGTCGCCGGGGGCCTCTACGCCGCATTCGCCGATGCGCGCGTCTCGGACCTGGTCGGCATGAACGTGCTGAGCGAGACCGGTGACGACGTCGGTGAGATCGACAGCCTCGTGATGGCCAATGGCGGTCTTCTGGCGGTTGTCGGTGTCGGTGGTTTCCTGGGTCTGGGCGAGCATGAAGTCGCCATCCCGCTGGACCGCTTCGCAATGACGGACGGTGCGCTAATCGTGGACGCGTCCACTGAGGCGGAGCTGGAAGGCATGCCGGAATGGGACCAGTCCGGTGAGGTCGTCCCGCTCGACATGACGGTCGGCGACGCATACTGA
- a CDS encoding GNAT family N-acetyltransferase, whose product MHRRYAPSLAVRPARSFDAAAIARLLDRVARPAEAIDPDAIRDWLTRGDVWHLVETDDLLGLQWIGPHPYLPTSTCEIATFVTPGPRDLAAGSALFDATRRAARGRGYRHITAILPSTNETAAIYYRSRGFERQRCKPVLAEMRPDANELVMTYRL is encoded by the coding sequence ATGCATAGGCGCTACGCGCCCTCTCTGGCTGTCCGCCCGGCCCGATCTTTCGACGCCGCCGCCATCGCCCGGTTGCTCGACCGCGTCGCGCGGCCCGCGGAGGCCATCGACCCGGACGCGATCCGCGACTGGCTGACCCGCGGCGATGTTTGGCATCTCGTCGAAACCGACGATCTGCTGGGCCTTCAATGGATCGGTCCGCATCCGTACCTGCCCACGTCCACCTGCGAGATCGCGACCTTCGTGACCCCGGGCCCGCGCGACCTGGCGGCCGGTTCCGCCCTTTTCGATGCGACGCGCAGGGCCGCCCGGGGACGCGGGTACCGCCACATCACGGCAATTCTGCCGTCGACGAACGAAACCGCCGCCATCTACTACCGCTCGCGCGGGTTCGAGCGGCAGCGATGCAAGCCCGTGCTCGCGGAAATGCGACCGGACGCGAACGAACTGGTAATGACATATCGCCTATGA
- a CDS encoding HD domain-containing protein: MRQARAWQRMLSGRRLDLLDPTPVDIEVRDIAHGLAFVARWNGQTQGDWPYSVAEHSLLVERLFARIDPSAEPRDRLSALLHDAPEYVIGDMISPVKAAVGPAYEALDDRLQTAINLRFGLPARTPDRLKRRIKKADKLSAWLEAVHLAGFARAEADRFFGKPDAGLIEGLSLTLRPPAEVRAAFLDRHAALLAACDA, encoded by the coding sequence ATGAGACAGGCACGCGCATGGCAAAGGATGCTCTCGGGGCGCAGGCTCGACCTGCTCGATCCCACGCCTGTGGATATCGAGGTGCGCGACATCGCCCACGGGTTGGCCTTCGTGGCCCGCTGGAACGGCCAGACCCAGGGTGACTGGCCCTATTCCGTGGCCGAACACTCGCTTTTGGTCGAACGCCTCTTCGCCCGTATCGATCCGTCCGCCGAGCCCAGGGACCGGCTCTCGGCCCTTCTGCACGACGCGCCGGAATACGTGATCGGCGACATGATCTCTCCGGTGAAAGCCGCCGTGGGACCGGCCTACGAGGCGCTGGACGACCGGCTCCAGACGGCGATCAACCTTCGCTTCGGCCTGCCCGCGCGCACGCCCGATCGCCTCAAGCGTCGCATCAAGAAGGCCGACAAGCTCTCCGCCTGGCTCGAGGCGGTACACCTTGCCGGGTTCGCCCGGGCCGAGGCGGACCGGTTCTTCGGCAAGCCCGACGCCGGACTGATCGAAGGCCTGTCGCTGACCCTGCGCCCTCCGGCCGAAGTGCGCGCCGCCTTCCTCGACCGGCATGCCGCCCTCCTCGCCGCTTGCGATGCATAG
- a CDS encoding PRC-barrel domain-containing protein translates to MQELIGGGLVVAAFSALPVAAQDQPEGGYGAFADTAVSELVGQNVLSAVGDNVGEVEALVSADGAVLAVLGVGGFLGFGEHDVAVPLTELSPAEGALLLEGLDRETLEAMPEYGGEGEPLAMNTTVAGAPIAEEPALPDATVIETPTE, encoded by the coding sequence ATGCAGGAACTGATCGGCGGCGGCCTTGTGGTCGCAGCCTTCTCGGCGCTGCCGGTTGCGGCGCAGGACCAGCCGGAGGGCGGATACGGTGCCTTTGCCGATACCGCCGTGTCCGAATTGGTCGGACAGAACGTCTTGAGTGCCGTCGGCGACAATGTCGGCGAGGTCGAGGCGCTGGTCTCCGCGGACGGGGCGGTGTTGGCCGTCCTGGGCGTGGGCGGCTTTCTGGGGTTCGGCGAGCATGACGTCGCCGTCCCGCTGACCGAGCTGAGCCCCGCGGAGGGCGCTCTTCTGCTGGAAGGGCTGGACCGCGAGACGCTGGAAGCGATGCCCGAATACGGAGGCGAAGGCGAACCGCTTGCGATGAACACGACCGTCGCGGGTGCCCCCATCGCCGAGGAGCCGGCGCTGCCGGATGCCACGGTAATCGAGACGCCGACGGAATAG
- the ahcY gene encoding adenosylhomocysteinase gives MEDYVVKDIALAAYGRKELDIAETEMPGLMALREEYGGDKPLKGARIVGSLHMTIQTAVLIETLNALGADVRWASCNIFSTQDHAAAAIAEGGTPVFAVKGQTLEEHWDYLDRSFQFPDGANMILDDGGDATLYVLLGARAEAGEDLGVATSEEEEVIHAQIKKRMEASPGWFTRTRDAIKGVSEETTTGVHRLYDLHKKGLLPFPAINVNDSVTKSKFDNKYGCKESLVDGIRRATDTMMAGKVAVVMGYGDVGKGSAASLRGAGARVKVTEVDPICALQAAMDGFEVVLLEDVVGSADIFITTTGNKDVIRIEHMREMKDMAIVGNIGHFDNEIQVASLKNHKWTNIKEQVDMIEMPSGNRIILLSEGRLLNLGNATGHPSFVMSASFTNQVLAQIELWTKGEDYKPGVYILPKHLDEKVARLHLDRIGVKLTRMDPQQAAYIGVSPDGPFKPEHYRY, from the coding sequence ATGGAAGACTACGTCGTCAAGGATATCGCGCTTGCGGCCTATGGGCGCAAGGAACTCGACATCGCCGAAACGGAGATGCCGGGGCTGATGGCGCTGCGGGAGGAATATGGCGGGGACAAGCCGCTGAAGGGTGCGCGGATCGTGGGATCGCTGCACATGACGATCCAGACCGCCGTGTTGATCGAGACGCTGAACGCACTGGGCGCGGATGTTCGCTGGGCATCGTGCAACATCTTCTCGACGCAGGATCATGCCGCCGCCGCCATTGCCGAGGGCGGCACGCCGGTCTTCGCGGTCAAGGGCCAGACGCTGGAGGAGCATTGGGACTACCTCGACCGGTCCTTCCAGTTCCCGGACGGCGCGAACATGATCCTGGACGATGGCGGCGATGCGACGCTGTACGTCCTGCTGGGCGCGCGGGCCGAGGCGGGCGAGGATCTGGGCGTGGCGACCAGCGAGGAGGAAGAGGTCATCCATGCGCAGATCAAGAAGCGCATGGAGGCGAGCCCCGGCTGGTTCACCCGCACCCGCGACGCGATCAAGGGCGTCAGCGAGGAGACGACGACCGGCGTGCATCGCCTCTACGACCTGCACAAGAAGGGCCTGTTGCCGTTTCCCGCGATCAACGTGAACGACTCGGTCACCAAGTCGAAGTTCGACAACAAGTACGGCTGCAAGGAGTCGCTGGTCGACGGCATCCGGCGTGCGACCGACACGATGATGGCCGGCAAGGTCGCCGTGGTCATGGGGTACGGCGACGTGGGCAAGGGCTCGGCGGCCAGCCTGCGCGGCGCGGGCGCGCGCGTGAAGGTGACCGAGGTCGACCCGATCTGCGCGCTGCAGGCGGCAATGGACGGGTTCGAGGTCGTCCTGCTGGAGGATGTCGTCGGATCGGCCGACATCTTCATCACCACCACCGGCAACAAGGACGTCATCCGCATCGAGCACATGCGCGAGATGAAGGACATGGCGATCGTCGGCAATATCGGCCACTTCGACAACGAGATTCAGGTCGCCAGCCTGAAGAACCACAAGTGGACGAACATCAAGGAACAGGTGGACATGATCGAGATGCCTTCGGGCAACCGGATCATCCTGCTGTCCGAGGGGCGTCTGCTGAACCTGGGAAACGCGACGGGGCATCCGTCCTTCGTGATGTCGGCAAGCTTCACCAACCAGGTGCTGGCGCAGATCGAACTTTGGACCAAGGGCGAGGACTACAAGCCAGGCGTCTACATCCTGCCCAAGCATCTCGACGAGAAGGTCGCGCGGCTGCATCTGGACCGGATCGGCGTGAAGCTGACCCGGATGGACCCGCAGCAGGCAGCCTATATCGGCGTGTCGCCGGACGGACCGTTCAAGCCGGAACACTACCGCTACTAG
- a CDS encoding DUF2177 family protein yields MQFFLLYLTSATVFAVIDVIGLNFIMKPLFERHVGDLLQSPINMTPALVFYAFYIAGMVWLVSMPALRDGSVAQALLNGAILGALAYGTYEFTNMSTLRGWDWTMVAVDTTWGTLLTAASAASGVWAVRLMA; encoded by the coding sequence ATGCAGTTCTTCCTGCTCTACCTGACCTCCGCGACGGTATTCGCGGTCATCGACGTGATCGGCCTGAACTTCATCATGAAGCCGCTGTTCGAACGTCACGTCGGCGATCTGCTGCAAAGCCCGATCAATATGACCCCGGCGCTTGTTTTCTACGCCTTCTACATCGCCGGGATGGTCTGGCTGGTCTCGATGCCGGCGCTTCGCGACGGATCGGTCGCGCAGGCGCTGCTGAACGGGGCGATCCTCGGCGCGCTCGCCTACGGCACCTACGAATTCACAAACATGTCCACACTGCGTGGCTGGGATTGGACCATGGTGGCGGTCGACACGACCTGGGGCACCCTGCTCACGGCGGCCTCGGCGGCGAGCGGGGTCTGGGCCGTACGGCTGATGGCCTGA